From Pseudomonas sp. StFLB209, a single genomic window includes:
- a CDS encoding amino acid aminotransferase has translation MSLFSAVEMAPRDPILGLNEAFNADTRTNKINLGVGVYCDEDGRIPLLRAVAKAEEIRVAQHAPRGYLPIDGIAAYDQAVQKLLLGADSPLIASGRVLTTQSVGGTGALKIGADFLKQLLPGATVAISDPSWENHRALFETAGFPVQNYRYYDAANHDVNRVGMLEDLQNLPERSIIVLHACCHNPTGVDLSLDDWKKVLEVVKAKNHVPFLDMAYQGFGQGIDEDAAAVRLFADSGLTFFASSSFSKSLSLYGERVGALSIITASKEETGRVLSQVKRVIRTNYSNPPTHGAIISAAVLNDPALRAMWEEELAEMRVRIKDMRKALVERLANNPVGQDFSFVARQQGMFSYSGLTAAQAQRLRNEFGIYALDTGRICVAALNQKNIDQVCEAIIQVL, from the coding sequence ATGAGCCTGTTCTCCGCTGTCGAAATGGCACCACGCGATCCTATCCTGGGCCTCAACGAAGCATTCAACGCTGACACCCGTACCAACAAGATCAACCTGGGCGTGGGTGTCTACTGTGACGAAGACGGGCGCATCCCGCTGCTGCGCGCGGTGGCCAAGGCCGAAGAGATCCGCGTCGCCCAGCATGCGCCACGCGGCTACCTGCCAATCGACGGCATCGCCGCGTACGACCAGGCGGTGCAAAAATTGCTGCTGGGCGCCGACTCGCCGCTGATCGCCTCCGGCCGCGTACTGACCACCCAGTCGGTCGGCGGTACCGGCGCGCTGAAAATCGGCGCAGACTTCCTCAAGCAACTGCTGCCGGGCGCAACCGTCGCCATCAGCGACCCAAGCTGGGAAAACCACCGCGCGCTGTTCGAAACCGCCGGCTTCCCGGTGCAGAACTACCGCTACTACGACGCCGCCAACCACGACGTGAACCGCGTCGGCATGCTCGAAGACCTGCAGAACCTGCCAGAGCGCTCGATCATCGTCCTGCACGCCTGCTGCCATAACCCGACTGGCGTCGACCTGAGCCTGGACGACTGGAAAAAGGTCCTGGAAGTGGTCAAGGCGAAAAACCACGTGCCATTCCTCGACATGGCCTATCAAGGCTTCGGCCAGGGCATCGACGAAGACGCCGCTGCCGTGCGCCTGTTCGCCGATTCAGGCCTGACCTTCTTCGCTTCCAGCTCGTTCTCCAAGTCCCTGTCGTTGTATGGCGAGCGGGTCGGCGCGCTGTCGATCATCACCGCCTCCAAAGAAGAAACCGGCCGGGTGCTATCGCAGGTCAAGCGTGTGATCCGCACCAACTATTCCAACCCGCCGACCCACGGCGCAATCATCTCTGCCGCCGTTCTCAACGACCCGGCACTGCGGGCGATGTGGGAAGAAGAACTGGCTGAAATGCGTGTACGCATCAAAGACATGCGCAAAGCGCTGGTCGAGCGCCTGGCCAACAACCCGGTCGGCCAGGACTTCAGTTTCGTCGCTCGCCAGCAGGGCATGTTCTCCTATTCGGGGCTGACCGCCGCCCAGGCCCAGCGTCTGCGCAACGAGTTCGGTATCTATGCACTGGACACCGGACGTATCTGCGTCGCTGCGCTGAACCAGAAGAACATCGATCAGGTGTGCGAGGCGATTATCCAGGTGCTTTAA
- the uvrB gene encoding excinuclease ABC subunit UvrB, producing the protein MSEFQLVTRFQPAGDQPEAIRLMVEGIEAGLAHQTLLGVTGSGKTFSIANVIAQVQRPTLVLAPNKTLAAQLYGEFKAFFPNNAVEYFVSYYDYYQPEAYVPSSDTFIEKDASINDHIEQMRLSATKALLERKDAIIVTTVSCIYGLGSPETYLRMVLHIDRGDRLDQRELLRRLADLQYTRNDMDFARATFRVRGDVIDVYPAESDLEAIRIELFDDEVESLSAFDPLTGEVISKLPRFTFYPKSHYVTPRETLLEAVEGIKVELQERLEYLRGANKLLEAQRLEQRTRFDLEMMLELGYCNGIENYSRYLSGRPAGAPPPTLYDYLPADALLVIDESHVSVPQVGAMYKGDRSRKETLVEYGFRLPSALDNRPMRFDEWEAISPQTIFVSATPGPYEEEHAGRVVEQVVRPTGLVDPGVEIRPALTQVDDLLSEIHKCVAVEERVLVTTLTKRMAEDLTDYLGDHGVKVRYLHSDIDTVERVEIIRDLRLGTFDVLVGINLLREGLDMPEVSLVAILDADKEGFLRSERSLIQTIGRAARNLNGRAILYADRMTGSMERAINETERRREKQVAFNEAHGIVPKGVSREVADILEGAVVPGARSKKRKGAAKAAEEQARADGQLRSPSEITKRIRQLEEKMYQLARDLEFEAAAQLRDEITKLRERLLTV; encoded by the coding sequence ATGTCTGAGTTCCAGCTCGTTACCCGTTTTCAACCTGCCGGCGACCAGCCTGAAGCCATCCGCCTGATGGTCGAGGGCATTGAGGCCGGGCTGGCGCACCAGACCCTGCTCGGGGTAACCGGCTCCGGCAAGACCTTCAGTATTGCCAACGTGATTGCCCAGGTGCAGCGCCCGACCCTGGTGCTGGCGCCGAACAAGACTCTGGCAGCGCAGTTGTACGGGGAATTCAAGGCGTTCTTCCCCAACAACGCAGTGGAATACTTCGTTTCTTACTACGACTACTACCAGCCTGAAGCCTATGTGCCGTCGTCGGATACCTTCATCGAGAAGGACGCCTCGATCAACGACCATATCGAGCAGATGCGGTTGTCGGCGACCAAGGCATTGCTGGAGCGCAAGGATGCGATCATCGTCACCACGGTGTCGTGCATTTACGGTCTGGGCAGCCCGGAAACCTATCTGCGGATGGTCTTGCACATCGACCGGGGCGACCGGCTTGACCAGCGCGAGCTGCTGCGCCGCCTGGCTGACCTGCAGTACACCCGTAACGACATGGACTTTGCCCGCGCCACCTTCCGGGTGCGCGGTGATGTGATCGACGTCTACCCGGCAGAATCCGATCTGGAAGCGATCCGCATCGAGTTGTTCGACGACGAGGTCGAAAGCCTCTCGGCATTTGATCCGCTGACCGGTGAGGTCATCAGCAAGTTGCCGCGCTTCACGTTCTACCCCAAAAGCCACTACGTCACGCCGCGCGAGACCCTGCTCGAAGCGGTCGAGGGCATCAAGGTCGAACTTCAGGAACGACTCGAGTACCTGCGTGGTGCCAATAAGTTGCTGGAAGCCCAGCGCCTTGAACAACGCACCCGTTTCGATCTGGAAATGATGCTGGAGCTGGGCTACTGCAACGGTATCGAAAACTACTCGCGCTACTTGTCCGGCCGTCCGGCCGGTGCGCCGCCGCCGACCCTCTATGACTACCTGCCGGCCGATGCCCTGCTGGTGATCGATGAGTCTCATGTCAGCGTTCCGCAGGTCGGTGCCATGTACAAAGGCGACCGCTCGCGCAAAGAAACCTTGGTGGAATACGGCTTCCGTCTGCCATCGGCGCTGGATAACCGGCCGATGCGCTTCGATGAGTGGGAGGCGATTAGCCCGCAGACCATCTTCGTTTCTGCAACGCCGGGGCCTTATGAAGAAGAGCATGCCGGGCGGGTGGTCGAGCAGGTGGTGCGACCGACCGGCCTGGTCGACCCAGGGGTGGAGATTCGTCCGGCGCTGACCCAGGTCGATGATCTGCTCTCGGAAATCCACAAATGCGTGGCCGTCGAGGAGCGCGTGCTGGTGACCACCCTGACCAAGCGCATGGCCGAAGACCTGACCGATTACCTGGGCGATCACGGGGTCAAGGTGCGCTACCTGCACTCGGACATCGACACCGTCGAGCGGGTCGAGATTATCCGTGACCTGCGGCTGGGCACCTTCGATGTGCTGGTGGGCATCAACCTGCTGCGCGAAGGTCTGGACATGCCCGAAGTGTCGCTGGTGGCCATTCTTGATGCTGACAAGGAAGGCTTTTTGCGCTCTGAACGCTCACTGATCCAGACCATCGGTCGGGCTGCGCGCAACCTCAATGGCCGGGCGATTCTGTATGCCGACCGGATGACCGGGTCGATGGAGCGGGCGATCAACGAGACTGAACGCCGCCGCGAAAAGCAGGTGGCGTTCAACGAGGCCCACGGCATTGTGCCCAAAGGTGTGTCGCGGGAAGTTGCGGACATTCTCGAAGGCGCGGTGGTGCCCGGTGCACGCAGCAAGAAACGCAAGGGCGCCGCCAAGGCGGCCGAAGAGCAGGCGCGGGCCGATGGGCAATTGCGCTCGCCAAGCGAAATCACCAAGCGCATCCGCCAACTGGAAGAGAAGATGTACCAGTTGGCCCGCGACCTGGAATTTGAAGCGGCGGCGCAACTGCGCGACGAAATCACCAAACTGCGCGAGCGGCTGTTGACCGTGTGA
- the gltX gene encoding glutamate--tRNA ligase: protein MTTVRTRIAPSPTGDPHVGTAYIALFNYCFAKQHGGEFILRIEDTDQLRSTRESEQQIFDALRWLGIEWNEGPDVGGPHGPYRQSERGDIYRQYAQELVDKGYAFPCFCTAEELDQMRAEQQARGETPRYDGRALLLSPEEVQRRLAAGEPHVIRMKVPSEGVCVVPDLLRGDVEIPWDRMDMQVLMKADGLPTYFLANVVDDHLMGITHVLRGEEWLPSAPKLILLYEYFGWEQPQLCYMPLLRNPDKSKLSKRKNPTSVTFYERMGFMPEAMLNYLGRMGWSMPDEREKFTLQEMVDNFDLSRISLGGPIFDIEKLSWLNGQWLRELPVEQFAARVQQWALNPEYMMKIAPHVQGRVETFSQIAPLAGFFFAGGVTPDTALFESKKLSPEQVRQLMQLILWKLESLRQWEKDAITACIQAVVEHLQLKLRDAMPLMFAAITGQASSVSVLDAMEILGPDLTRFRLRQALDLLGGVSKKENKEWEKLLGAIG from the coding sequence ATGACCACTGTCCGTACCCGTATCGCGCCGTCGCCTACTGGCGACCCTCACGTCGGCACTGCCTATATCGCGCTGTTCAACTACTGCTTTGCCAAACAGCACGGCGGCGAGTTCATCCTGCGCATCGAAGACACCGACCAGTTGCGCTCGACCCGTGAGTCCGAACAGCAAATCTTCGACGCCCTGCGCTGGCTCGGTATCGAGTGGAATGAGGGGCCTGACGTGGGTGGTCCGCATGGTCCGTACCGGCAGAGCGAGCGCGGCGATATCTACCGCCAGTACGCTCAGGAACTGGTCGACAAAGGGTACGCCTTCCCGTGCTTCTGCACTGCTGAAGAACTGGACCAGATGCGCGCCGAGCAACAAGCCCGTGGCGAGACACCGCGCTATGACGGTCGCGCCCTGCTGTTGTCGCCTGAAGAGGTCCAGCGCCGCCTGGCTGCTGGCGAGCCGCACGTGATCCGCATGAAGGTGCCGAGCGAAGGCGTGTGCGTGGTGCCGGACCTGCTGCGTGGCGACGTCGAGATCCCGTGGGACCGCATGGACATGCAGGTGCTGATGAAGGCCGACGGCCTGCCGACCTACTTCCTGGCCAACGTGGTCGACGACCATCTGATGGGCATCACCCACGTGCTGCGTGGCGAAGAATGGCTGCCATCGGCACCCAAACTGATTCTGCTTTACGAGTACTTTGGCTGGGAACAGCCGCAGCTGTGCTACATGCCGCTGCTGCGTAACCCGGACAAGAGCAAGTTGTCCAAGCGCAAGAACCCGACCTCCGTGACCTTCTACGAGCGCATGGGTTTTATGCCCGAAGCCATGCTCAACTACCTGGGGCGGATGGGCTGGTCGATGCCGGATGAGCGCGAGAAGTTCACCCTGCAAGAAATGGTCGACAACTTCGACCTGTCGCGTATCTCGCTGGGCGGGCCGATCTTCGATATCGAAAAACTGTCGTGGCTCAATGGCCAGTGGTTGCGTGAACTGCCGGTCGAGCAGTTCGCGGCGCGGGTCCAGCAGTGGGCGCTCAACCCTGAATACATGATGAAGATCGCCCCGCATGTGCAGGGCCGGGTAGAGACCTTCAGCCAGATTGCACCGCTGGCCGGGTTCTTCTTTGCCGGTGGCGTGACACCGGATACAGCGCTGTTCGAAAGCAAAAAACTGTCGCCTGAGCAGGTTCGGCAACTGATGCAGTTGATCCTCTGGAAGCTTGAGTCGCTGCGCCAATGGGAAAAAGACGCCATCACCGCCTGCATCCAGGCAGTGGTTGAGCATCTGCAACTCAAGTTGCGTGATGCCATGCCATTGATGTTCGCCGCCATTACCGGCCAGGCAAGCTCGGTATCGGTGCTCGATGCCATGGAGATTCTCGGCCCGGACCTGACGCGCTTCCGTCTGCGTCAGGCGCTGGACCTCCTTGGCGGTGTATCGAAGAAAGAAAACAAAGAGTGGGAAAAACTGCTGGGCGCCATTGGCTGA
- a CDS encoding acyl-CoA thioesterase has translation MVWDQSTPFIIDLNVAAEDIDGLGHANNAVYVTWLERCAWRHSQYLGLDLTEYRRLDRAMAVVRHEIDYLASAYEHDQLQLATWIVDWDKRLKMTRRFQLRRPVDGVTLLRAQTTFVCIELSSGRPKRMPQSFIDGYGAAIRQDGISNPGVDQ, from the coding sequence ATGGTCTGGGACCAGTCAACGCCCTTCATCATCGATCTTAACGTCGCCGCAGAAGATATCGACGGTCTGGGTCATGCCAATAACGCTGTGTACGTCACCTGGCTGGAGCGCTGCGCCTGGCGGCACTCTCAGTATTTGGGCCTGGATTTGACCGAATACCGTCGGCTCGATCGTGCCATGGCGGTGGTCCGCCATGAAATCGACTACCTGGCCAGTGCCTACGAGCATGACCAGTTGCAATTGGCGACCTGGATCGTGGATTGGGACAAACGGCTGAAAATGACCCGGCGCTTTCAGCTGCGTCGCCCGGTCGATGGCGTGACCTTGCTGCGGGCGCAAACCACCTTTGTCTGTATCGAGTTGTCCAGCGGGCGGCCCAAACGCATGCCGCAGAGTTTCATTGATGGTTACGGCGCAGCGATCCGCCAGGACGGCATTTCCAATCCCGGCGTTGACCAGTAA
- a CDS encoding tRNA dihydrouridine synthase, which produces MQIALAPMEGLVDDILRHVLTQMGGIDWCVTEFIRVTERLMPAAYFHKLAPELHNGARTASGVPMHVQLLGSDPVCLAENAAFACELGAPVLDLNFGCPAKTVNRSRGGAILLREPELLHSIVSHVRRAVPADIPVTAKMRLGYADTDQALDCARALVDGGAARIVVHARTKVDGYKPPAHWEWIARIQEVVKVPVVANGEIWTVEDWQRCREVCGAQDFMLGRGLVARPDLAQQIVAAAAGQPVQPMSWDALQPMLREFWAACLVKLTPLQAPGRLKQWLVLLTKSYPEATAMFGLLRRETDCARISDLLGYQPQS; this is translated from the coding sequence ATGCAAATTGCCCTGGCGCCCATGGAAGGGCTGGTCGACGACATCCTGCGCCATGTGCTGACCCAAATGGGTGGCATCGACTGGTGCGTGACCGAATTCATCCGGGTCACCGAACGGCTGATGCCCGCCGCCTACTTTCACAAGCTTGCCCCTGAACTGCACAACGGTGCCCGTACTGCATCCGGGGTGCCGATGCATGTGCAACTGCTGGGTTCTGACCCGGTGTGCCTGGCGGAAAACGCCGCGTTTGCCTGCGAGTTGGGCGCGCCAGTACTCGACTTGAACTTCGGCTGCCCGGCCAAGACCGTCAATCGTTCGCGGGGCGGTGCCATTTTGTTGCGTGAGCCTGAGCTACTGCACAGCATTGTCAGCCATGTGCGCCGTGCGGTGCCTGCCGATATCCCGGTCACCGCCAAGATGCGGCTGGGCTATGCCGACACCGATCAGGCTCTGGATTGCGCCAGAGCGCTGGTTGACGGCGGTGCGGCGCGCATTGTGGTGCATGCCAGAACCAAGGTCGATGGCTATAAGCCGCCGGCGCACTGGGAATGGATCGCCCGCATTCAGGAGGTGGTCAAGGTGCCGGTGGTGGCCAACGGCGAAATCTGGACCGTCGAGGATTGGCAACGCTGCCGTGAAGTCTGCGGTGCACAGGACTTCATGCTCGGTCGCGGTCTGGTGGCGCGACCGGATCTGGCGCAGCAGATCGTCGCGGCGGCCGCCGGTCAGCCCGTGCAGCCGATGAGCTGGGACGCGCTACAGCCCATGCTGCGCGAGTTCTGGGCGGCGTGTCTGGTCAAGCTGACACCCTTGCAGGCCCCTGGCCGTCTCAAGCAGTGGCTGGTGCTGTTGACCAAGAGCTACCCTGAA